In a single window of the Acidobacteriota bacterium genome:
- a CDS encoding UPF0175 family protein: MEVTVSIPDGFIPPFRSEDELAREMLEAYAIENYRQEKISLGRLAEILDLSIDQANALLKDRNVPNPYDKEDMERDLQTIELLFNK; encoded by the coding sequence ATGGAGGTTACAGTTTCAATTCCGGACGGCTTCATTCCGCCTTTTAGAAGTGAAGACGAACTTGCACGCGAGATGCTTGAGGCTTATGCCATCGAGAATTATCGGCAGGAGAAGATCAGCCTGGGGCGACTCGCAGAGATCCTTGACCTCTCGATCGATCAGGCTAACGCGCTGTTGAAGGATCGTAATGTTCCAAACCCGTATGATAAGGAAGACATGGAACGTGATCTTCAAACTATCGAACTGCTCTTCAACAAATGA
- a CDS encoding sigma-70 family RNA polymerase sigma factor: MAVIPAKHKATIDEAVERLISRAENARGLVGGDIVARVEAALEKYLFRDNPDIVNADIKAFIDEIRADDLCLVIACERGDETAWEALVQQFDPTVKSAARKAASNTEDAEDLASSIWAELYGLRTDADGNKKSKLAYYSGRGSLGGWLRAVTAQLAVDGFRKQAKYVQIEEDREFENLANEAAGEGELIAYDPSPEDLLTDSRTAADVTEALAQTVSELDAEDRLIMKLYYFDELRLKQIADTFGYHEATASRKLARIQSEIRKGVERTLKNKLGWTDNEVKKYLSETAESLGVSLETMFAAITLAVLLQEIWL, translated from the coding sequence ATGGCAGTGATCCCGGCAAAACACAAAGCGACGATCGACGAGGCCGTTGAGCGGCTCATTTCGCGTGCGGAAAATGCACGCGGGCTTGTTGGCGGCGATATCGTCGCGCGTGTCGAGGCGGCACTCGAAAAATATCTTTTCCGCGACAACCCCGACATCGTAAATGCTGACATCAAAGCATTTATCGACGAAATTCGCGCCGACGACCTGTGCCTCGTCATTGCCTGCGAACGCGGCGATGAGACGGCATGGGAAGCTCTGGTACAACAATTCGACCCGACCGTAAAAAGTGCGGCACGCAAGGCAGCGTCGAATACCGAGGACGCCGAAGACCTTGCGTCGTCGATCTGGGCGGAGCTTTACGGCCTAAGGACCGATGCCGACGGCAACAAGAAAAGCAAGCTGGCGTATTATTCGGGCCGCGGCAGCCTCGGCGGCTGGCTGCGTGCGGTCACGGCGCAGCTTGCGGTGGACGGCTTTAGGAAACAGGCGAAATACGTTCAGATCGAGGAAGACCGCGAATTCGAGAATCTCGCGAATGAGGCCGCAGGCGAGGGCGAACTGATCGCGTATGACCCGAGCCCCGAAGATCTGCTGACAGACAGCCGCACAGCCGCCGACGTGACCGAGGCACTCGCTCAGACCGTCTCGGAACTCGACGCAGAAGACCGCCTGATAATGAAGCTCTATTATTTTGACGAGCTGAGGCTGAAACAGATCGCCGACACTTTCGGCTATCACGAGGCGACCGCCAGCCGAAAACTCGCCCGAATTCAGTCGGAAATTCGCAAGGGCGTCGAACGAACACTCAAAAACAAGCTCGGCTGGACCGATAACGAGGTCAAAAAATACCTGAGCGAGACGGCGGAAAGCCTCGGCGTCAGCCTTGAGACGATGTTCGCCGCGATCACGCTCGCGGTGCTGCTGCAAGAGATCTGGCTGTAG
- a CDS encoding DNA/RNA non-specific endonuclease translates to MKSIVLFVAVAVLAAVGLFFEAHTSAQSDRLGLADSTLVSPHLVISQFQAGSPGNANDEFIEILNTSAAPIDLNGYRLVYRSQNGTNDVNFHAWTTSTVLQAGQYYLIASTSYTGGVTPNVTYNNATCSCALAAANGGLAIRQGEANSGAVIDAVGWGTGSNIFFEGTRTTAPGDGNSKARLQNGCQDTDDNSVDFQTLTPSAARNTSTAPVTCSGSGTNLFASLTASPTTVTPPGNTLLTATVIPATTPPSTGITVTVNLTNIDGPASQPLFDDGTNGDVTAGDNIFSFLATVPTTVSGGTKQITGLAADGQGRTVNLNLNLNVNAPLPNENPLLFGNPSNATSDPANQNNYLIERPAYTLSYNRSKGTPNWVAWRLDTSWIGSANSGSFSPDTSLPAGWYQVQPSDYSGSGYDRGHMCPSGDRTVNQTINDSTYLMTNIIPQLPANNQGPWVDFENYCRTLASQGNEIYIISGPHGNAGTIAGGQVVIPQVTWKVVLILPNGNNDLQRITKATRAFGIIVPNQPPLTQSTPWRTFRTTVDAVEYLTGYDFFSAIGKNTQEILERKRDKQ, encoded by the coding sequence ATGAAAAGTATTGTTTTGTTCGTGGCGGTCGCTGTTTTGGCCGCCGTTGGTTTATTTTTTGAGGCGCACACCTCGGCTCAATCGGATCGGCTCGGTCTCGCGGACAGCACTCTGGTGTCTCCGCACCTCGTTATCAGCCAATTTCAGGCAGGCTCGCCGGGAAATGCCAATGATGAGTTCATCGAGATACTGAACACGAGCGCCGCCCCGATCGACCTGAACGGCTACCGTCTCGTTTACCGCTCGCAGAACGGGACCAATGACGTAAATTTTCACGCCTGGACCACATCGACGGTGCTGCAGGCGGGGCAGTATTATCTGATCGCGTCCACATCCTATACGGGCGGCGTGACGCCGAACGTTACCTATAACAATGCAACATGCTCGTGTGCTCTGGCAGCCGCCAACGGCGGCCTGGCGATACGCCAGGGCGAGGCCAATTCCGGTGCGGTAATAGACGCGGTCGGCTGGGGAACGGGCAGCAACATCTTCTTTGAAGGAACACGAACGACGGCCCCCGGCGACGGCAACAGCAAAGCAAGGCTGCAGAACGGCTGTCAGGACACGGACGACAATTCGGTCGATTTTCAGACGCTCACACCTTCAGCGGCACGCAACACATCGACGGCACCCGTAACCTGTTCGGGCTCGGGAACCAATCTTTTCGCATCGCTCACAGCAAGCCCGACGACGGTCACACCGCCGGGAAATACTCTGCTGACGGCGACGGTCATTCCCGCGACCACGCCGCCGAGTACCGGCATTACCGTCACGGTAAACCTTACGAATATCGACGGCCCCGCGTCGCAGCCGCTTTTTGACGACGGTACGAACGGCGACGTTACGGCGGGCGATAATATTTTCTCGTTCCTGGCGACTGTCCCAACAACGGTCAGCGGCGGCACGAAGCAGATAACGGGCCTCGCAGCGGACGGACAAGGCCGGACGGTCAATCTCAACCTGAACCTCAACGTCAACGCGCCGCTGCCGAACGAGAATCCGCTGCTGTTCGGCAACCCGTCGAACGCAACGTCAGATCCGGCAAATCAGAACAATTATTTGATCGAGCGGCCCGCATACACGCTGTCCTACAACAGGTCGAAAGGCACGCCGAATTGGGTCGCGTGGCGTCTTGACACCTCGTGGATCGGTTCGGCGAACAGCGGCAGCTTTAGCCCTGACACATCACTGCCGGCGGGCTGGTATCAGGTACAGCCGAGCGATTATTCGGGCTCAGGTTACGACCGCGGGCATATGTGCCCTTCGGGCGACCGCACCGTCAATCAGACGATCAACGATTCGACGTACCTGATGACCAACATCATCCCGCAGCTGCCTGCGAACAATCAGGGGCCGTGGGTCGATTTTGAGAACTACTGCCGCACGCTCGCCAGCCAGGGCAACGAGATCTATATAATCTCAGGCCCTCATGGAAATGCCGGCACCATCGCGGGCGGACAAGTGGTCATACCGCAGGTCACCTGGAAAGTAGTTCTGATATTGCCCAACGGCAATAATGACCTGCAGCGTATTACGAAGGCAACGCGCGCATTTGGGATCATCGTCCCAAATCAGCCGCCTCTGACGCAGTCAACGCCGTGGCGGACCTTCAGAACGACCGTCGATGCGGTCGAATACCTTACGGGATACGATTTCTTCTCCGCGATAGGCAAGAATACGCAGGAGATTTTAGAGAGAAAACGGGATAAGCAGTAA
- a CDS encoding DUF3368 domain-containing protein produces the protein MIVVSDTTPIHYLILIDREFVLPALFGEVLVPEEVLREMCHPNAPLIVREWARSKPDWVVSRSIIDGSVIEGLDAGETAAINIALEIDADAVLMDDRRGIREATRRGLRTLTTFALLEQASKAGLIDLAESIAALAATTFRMPSESIIKGFLDRNSSG, from the coding sequence ATGATCGTTGTTTCCGATACGACGCCGATCCATTATCTGATACTCATTGACAGAGAGTTTGTCCTTCCGGCACTGTTCGGAGAGGTGCTGGTGCCCGAGGAAGTTCTTCGGGAGATGTGTCATCCGAATGCTCCACTCATCGTCCGAGAATGGGCCAGATCAAAACCGGATTGGGTTGTATCGAGGTCTATAATCGACGGCAGCGTTATCGAGGGCCTGGACGCCGGTGAAACTGCGGCAATAAACATTGCGCTTGAGATCGATGCTGACGCCGTATTGATGGATGATCGTAGGGGCATTCGAGAGGCAACACGGCGAGGGCTGCGAACGCTCACGACCTTTGCTCTCCTTGAGCAGGCTTCTAAAGCAGGTTTGATCGATCTTGCGGAGAGTATCGCCGCACTTGCAGCCACCACATTTCGGATGCCGTCGGAGTCGATCATTAAGGGCTTTCTGGATCGGAACAGTTCCGGATAA
- the bshA gene encoding N-acetyl-alpha-D-glucosaminyl L-malate synthase BshA, with amino-acid sequence MNIGITVYPTYGGSGIVGSELGRDLAERGHNVHFISSVLPTRVTELNERVHFHEVEMMSYALFEHQPYDLALATKMATVARAEKLDVLHVHYAIPHSISAILARESIKQKMYVPVITTLHGTDITLVGADRSYLPITRYGLQQSDGVTAVSKFLKQATIETFDFDDIEVIPNFICPLHYTRTPDSPLRGELAPNGERLLVHVSNFRAVKRPADCVEIMAGVKAAGKAARLIFVGDGPELSAVRYRAEQMGIKGEVTFVGKQSNISDYLGIADVFLLPSELESFGLAALEAQACEVPVVATRIGGIPEVVGDGETGFLSDVGDVTKMTADTLRLLGDEEMRRNFGERGRKNAVERYSTEKIIPQYIAFYEKVVRRAKAASAA; translated from the coding sequence ATGAATATCGGTATCACAGTTTATCCGACATACGGCGGCAGCGGCATCGTCGGATCGGAGCTCGGCCGCGACCTGGCCGAACGCGGGCATAATGTGCATTTCATCTCGTCGGTGCTGCCGACGCGCGTGACGGAATTGAACGAGCGTGTGCATTTTCACGAGGTCGAAATGATGTCCTACGCTCTGTTCGAACATCAGCCCTACGACCTCGCACTGGCGACAAAAATGGCGACCGTCGCACGTGCGGAAAAGCTCGACGTTCTGCACGTTCACTACGCGATACCGCATTCGATCTCGGCGATATTGGCACGCGAATCCATAAAGCAAAAGATGTACGTGCCCGTCATCACGACGCTGCACGGGACGGACATCACGCTGGTCGGCGCCGACCGCAGCTATCTGCCGATCACGCGTTACGGGCTGCAGCAATCGGACGGCGTGACGGCCGTTTCAAAGTTCCTGAAACAGGCGACCATCGAGACGTTCGATTTTGACGATATCGAGGTCATACCGAATTTCATCTGCCCGCTGCACTACACGCGGACGCCCGATTCGCCGCTTCGAGGCGAGCTTGCACCGAACGGCGAACGCCTGCTCGTTCACGTGTCGAATTTCCGTGCGGTCAAACGCCCGGCGGACTGTGTCGAGATAATGGCGGGCGTCAAAGCCGCCGGCAAAGCGGCTCGGCTGATCTTCGTCGGCGACGGGCCTGAGCTCTCGGCGGTTCGCTATCGAGCGGAACAGATGGGCATCAAGGGCGAAGTCACGTTCGTCGGTAAACAGTCGAATATCTCGGATTATCTCGGCATCGCGGACGTGTTTTTGCTGCCGTCGGAACTCGAATCTTTCGGACTCGCGGCCCTCGAAGCACAGGCCTGCGAAGTGCCCGTCGTCGCAACGCGCATAGGCGGCATTCCTGAGGTCGTAGGCGACGGCGAGACGGGATTCCTGAGCGATGTCGGCGACGTGACAAAGATGACCGCCGACACGCTGCGTCTGCTCGGCGACGAAGAAATGCGGCGAAATTTCGGCGAACGCGGCCGCAAGAACGCCGTCGAACGCTATTCCACCGAAAAGATCATTCCGCAATACATTGCGTTTTACGAAAAGGTGGTCCGCCGTGCGAAAGCTGCATCTGCCGCTTGA
- the pgeF gene encoding peptidoglycan editing factor PgeF, whose protein sequence is MSMPVEMIMEQGSVAVGQWPDDERTLADSGFCWRERSGVKVLVCTALEAAGFANGFSTRLGGVSAIPENSLNLAGYNDDSEELIAENRRRFLNVVGDEFLLATVWQEHGDRIKLVKDDQDIPENDDKADAVASAMDGILAAVKTADCVPILIGDTATRSFAAAHAGWRGTALSIAKKAVKMLMREFGATPENMITAIGPAACGRNYEIGEDVMTAFREAFGDDVMRYFSPTRPGHALVDLHAVNRDQLIAAGIPDTAIFTAPYCTMERDDIFFSYRKDRPKYGKTGRLLSVIGRSPSA, encoded by the coding sequence ATGTCGATGCCCGTCGAGATGATCATGGAACAGGGGTCAGTGGCCGTTGGCCAGTGGCCGGATGATGAAAGAACTTTAGCAGATTCAGGCTTTTGTTGGCGAGAACGCAGCGGCGTAAAGGTGCTTGTTTGCACCGCATTGGAAGCGGCGGGCTTTGCGAACGGGTTTTCGACGCGGCTCGGCGGCGTGTCCGCAATACCTGAGAACAGCCTGAATCTTGCGGGGTATAACGACGATTCAGAAGAGCTGATCGCCGAGAACAGGCGGCGTTTTTTGAATGTTGTCGGTGATGAATTTCTGCTCGCGACCGTCTGGCAGGAGCACGGCGACCGCATAAAATTGGTCAAAGATGACCAAGATATTCCGGAGAATGACGACAAGGCAGATGCCGTTGCCTCGGCGATGGACGGCATTCTTGCGGCGGTAAAAACGGCGGACTGCGTTCCAATTCTGATAGGGGACACGGCGACGCGGAGCTTTGCCGCGGCCCATGCGGGCTGGCGCGGAACGGCGCTGTCGATAGCAAAAAAGGCTGTCAAGATGCTGATGCGTGAATTCGGCGCGACGCCTGAAAACATGATCACGGCGATCGGCCCTGCGGCATGCGGGCGAAATTATGAGATAGGCGAGGACGTGATGACGGCTTTTCGCGAAGCTTTCGGTGACGATGTGATGCGGTATTTTTCGCCGACTCGGCCCGGCCACGCACTTGTCGATCTGCATGCAGTCAACCGCGACCAGCTCATCGCGGCGGGAATTCCGGATACCGCAATTTTCACGGCTCCATATTGTACAATGGAACGCGACGATATTTTCTTTTCTTATCGAAAGGACCGGCCGAAATACGGCAAGACGGGGCGGCTGCTCTCCGTCATCGGACGTTCGCCGTCAGCGTGA
- a CDS encoding tetratricopeptide repeat protein, protein MKALALILIAASFVCAQHGHGTSKAATTKKAIWLDNGLGDVDHPVSTNNSEAQKFFNQGLAYLYAFNHDAAVASFKHAAEMDPDLAMAYWGIALGLGANYNDPAGPERFAAAYQYLKKAQAAASKASPAEQAYIAALAKRYSRDPNADQQKLANDYTAAMAELVKNYPDDLDAATLYAESMMNLRPWQLWSLDGKPAPGTLEIIAVLEGVLRRNPNHTGANHYYIHAVEASPTPERGTAAANRLMDLAPNAGHLVHMPSHIYLRTGDYEASVKSNQAAIIADRKFIERSGASGAYPLMYYNHNIHMLAASFAGNGNYASAIKTANELAANAGPNVKDVPAVEMFMPYPIIVDVRFHKWDEVLAFPRPAAHMLTTIAHWHFARGMAFAETGRPADAEKELAAMRETAAKIPAEAALFTNSVSSVLKVADDLLSGQIAESKGDRKKAIGLLRSALELEGKINYAEPPDWDLPIREWLGRALLRDGQYAQAETVYRDEIERSPRSGRALFGLAEALRKQGKTSSARFVQREFERAWAGADGKLEVERLYK, encoded by the coding sequence ATGAAAGCTCTAGCATTGATTTTGATAGCCGCTTCATTTGTGTGCGCTCAGCACGGGCACGGCACTTCCAAAGCGGCTACGACCAAAAAAGCGATCTGGCTCGACAACGGGCTCGGCGACGTTGACCATCCTGTGTCAACGAACAATAGCGAGGCTCAGAAATTTTTCAATCAAGGCCTAGCCTATCTTTACGCGTTCAATCATGACGCTGCCGTCGCCTCATTCAAACACGCGGCCGAGATGGATCCTGATCTCGCGATGGCATACTGGGGCATCGCTTTGGGACTGGGTGCCAATTACAACGACCCCGCAGGGCCCGAGCGTTTTGCCGCCGCGTACCAGTACCTGAAAAAGGCACAGGCAGCAGCCTCGAAAGCATCACCGGCAGAGCAGGCGTATATCGCGGCGTTGGCAAAACGCTATTCCCGGGATCCGAATGCGGATCAGCAGAAATTGGCAAACGATTACACCGCGGCGATGGCGGAATTGGTGAAGAATTACCCTGACGATCTTGACGCGGCCACGCTTTATGCAGAAAGCATGATGAACCTGCGTCCGTGGCAGCTATGGTCGCTCGATGGAAAACCCGCACCCGGAACGCTCGAGATAATCGCCGTCCTCGAGGGCGTTCTTAGGCGCAATCCGAACCACACGGGGGCGAACCACTATTACATTCACGCCGTCGAGGCAAGCCCGACGCCCGAACGAGGCACCGCGGCGGCGAACCGCCTGATGGACCTCGCGCCGAATGCGGGCCATCTGGTGCATATGCCCTCGCATATTTACCTCAGGACGGGCGATTACGAGGCGTCGGTCAAGAGCAATCAGGCGGCGATCATCGCGGACAGGAAGTTCATCGAGCGCAGCGGTGCTTCGGGCGCGTATCCGCTGATGTACTACAACCACAATATACACATGCTTGCCGCGTCATTTGCGGGGAACGGCAATTACGCCTCTGCGATCAAGACGGCAAATGAGCTCGCCGCGAACGCAGGCCCGAATGTGAAGGACGTGCCGGCGGTTGAGATGTTCATGCCGTATCCGATCATCGTGGATGTGCGGTTCCACAAATGGGACGAGGTGCTCGCGTTCCCGCGGCCCGCCGCGCATATGCTCACGACGATAGCTCATTGGCATTTCGCCCGCGGAATGGCATTCGCCGAGACCGGGCGGCCCGCTGATGCTGAAAAGGAGCTTGCCGCGATGCGTGAGACGGCAGCGAAGATACCCGCAGAAGCTGCGTTGTTCACCAATTCGGTCAGCTCCGTTCTGAAGGTTGCCGATGACCTGCTGAGCGGACAGATCGCTGAATCGAAAGGCGACCGCAAAAAAGCGATCGGCCTATTGCGTTCCGCTCTTGAATTGGAGGGAAAGATCAACTACGCGGAGCCGCCCGATTGGGACCTGCCCATTCGCGAATGGTTGGGACGCGCCCTGCTCAGAGACGGCCAATATGCTCAAGCCGAAACCGTTTATCGTGATGAGATAGAGCGAAGCCCTCGGAGCGGCCGTGCACTTTTCGGATTGGCAGAGGCCCTAAGAAAGCAGGGAAAGACGTCGTCCGCGAGGTTCGTACAGCGTGAGTTCGAGCGGGCGTGGGCAGGAGCCGACGGCAAATTAGAGGTCGAAAGACTCTATAAATAA
- a CDS encoding protein-disulfide reductase DsbD N-terminal domain-containing protein, protein MRKSVFTLSVAAFLLLVFGAAEQASAQSASGSIGNGTVSRGKTARAVVVLDIPAGLHTNSNRPGSEYAIPTTVRPSARGITIGRVAYPPGRNKKLAFSERPLNVYTGKVRFPFNVTVPANYRGSTISVNVAVRFQACTDEVCYAPKTQNITLTANVR, encoded by the coding sequence ATGAGAAAAAGCGTATTCACACTTAGCGTTGCTGCGTTTCTGCTGTTGGTGTTCGGTGCCGCTGAACAGGCTTCAGCTCAGTCGGCAAGCGGCTCGATAGGCAACGGAACAGTATCCCGAGGCAAGACCGCTCGTGCGGTCGTCGTGCTGGACATTCCCGCAGGGCTTCATACCAATTCCAATCGTCCCGGCAGCGAATACGCCATTCCCACAACGGTCCGCCCGAGTGCCCGCGGCATCACCATCGGCCGCGTCGCCTATCCGCCGGGCCGCAACAAAAAACTAGCGTTCTCGGAACGCCCTCTGAATGTTTACACAGGCAAGGTGCGGTTCCCGTTCAACGTGACGGTGCCGGCGAACTACCGTGGTTCTACGATCTCCGTGAACGTCGCCGTGCGGTTTCAGGCTTGTACTGATGAGGTTTGCTACGCGCCGAAAACCCAGAATATCACGCTGACGGCGAACGTCCGATGA
- a CDS encoding holo-ACP synthase, giving the protein MIISTGIDIVEVYRIRETLARTPRFRERVFTDAEREYCDARGAGADSSYAARYAAKEAFLKALRTGWRGKIAWTDIEVENDDAGAPSLKLSGEAERLFNEMGASRIHLSISHTSEHAVAQVIFES; this is encoded by the coding sequence ATGATCATCTCGACGGGCATCGACATAGTTGAAGTCTATCGCATACGCGAAACGCTCGCCAGAACGCCGCGTTTTCGCGAGCGAGTGTTCACCGACGCCGAACGTGAATACTGCGACGCCCGCGGCGCGGGCGCCGACAGTTCGTATGCTGCACGCTACGCGGCGAAAGAAGCATTTCTTAAAGCACTGAGAACAGGCTGGCGAGGGAAGATCGCCTGGACGGACATCGAGGTAGAGAATGACGACGCCGGAGCACCGTCGCTGAAACTCAGCGGCGAGGCAGAGCGGCTGTTCAACGAGATGGGAGCCTCGCGAATTCACCTTTCAATTTCCCACACGTCCGAACACGCCGTCGCACAGGTCATTTTCGAAAGCTGA
- a CDS encoding M28 family metallopeptidase, translating to MRNKSIGYMLLSAAALSLFLAAGSPAQNVGSKPDPEVAKMVKEVSAKNIEGYVRKLVSFGTRNTLSEQNDPTRGIGAARDWIFEEFTRISRECGGCLDVQKQAFTQEKAARIPEPTVLTNVFAILKGTTAPDRIYVVSGHYDSMCTSPTDAKCDAPGANDDASGTAVSLELARVMSKRKFDATIIFMAVPGEEQGLLGAAYYAEQAKQANMNIEAMFTNDIVGGVLTKKDSPHRKRVRVFSEGVPSNETPAEANTRRSVGGENDSSSRQLARYIKEQAERYLKDFSVWMIYRRDRYGRGGDHIPFLERGFAAVRFTEPDEDYTHQHQNVRTENSINYGDTPDLVDYEYNANVARVNLIALAGLANAPAKPRNVGIVTGRLTNDTDLKWDANSEADLAGYEIVWRDTTSPVWTNSQFVGNVTAYTVKNMSKDNYFFGVRAVDKAGNKSPVVYPRPAQAARPAATPRASN from the coding sequence ATGCGAAACAAATCTATTGGTTATATGTTGCTAAGCGCCGCTGCACTTAGCCTTTTCTTGGCAGCCGGATCTCCGGCACAGAACGTAGGGTCAAAACCCGACCCCGAGGTCGCGAAGATGGTCAAAGAGGTCTCCGCCAAGAACATCGAGGGCTACGTTCGCAAGCTGGTGTCTTTCGGTACGCGGAACACGCTGTCGGAGCAGAACGACCCGACACGCGGCATCGGTGCGGCACGCGATTGGATATTTGAAGAATTCACGCGTATCAGCCGTGAGTGCGGCGGGTGCCTGGACGTGCAAAAACAGGCATTTACGCAGGAAAAGGCCGCCCGCATACCGGAGCCGACGGTTCTGACCAACGTTTTCGCGATATTGAAAGGCACGACCGCACCGGACAGAATTTACGTCGTTTCGGGGCACTACGATTCGATGTGCACTTCGCCGACGGACGCGAAATGCGACGCTCCGGGAGCGAACGATGATGCCTCGGGAACTGCCGTTTCGCTCGAGCTCGCCCGCGTGATGTCGAAGCGAAAATTTGACGCGACCATCATCTTTATGGCCGTTCCGGGCGAGGAACAGGGACTGCTCGGTGCCGCGTATTACGCCGAACAGGCGAAGCAGGCGAACATGAACATCGAGGCGATGTTCACAAATGACATCGTCGGCGGCGTGCTGACGAAAAAGGATTCGCCGCATCGTAAACGGGTTCGCGTTTTCAGCGAGGGCGTGCCGTCGAATGAAACGCCCGCCGAGGCGAACACGCGACGCAGCGTCGGCGGCGAGAATGATTCTTCGTCGCGACAGCTCGCCCGATACATCAAAGAGCAAGCCGAGCGGTATTTGAAAGACTTTAGTGTTTGGATGATCTATCGGCGCGACCGCTATGGACGCGGCGGCGACCACATTCCTTTCCTCGAACGCGGTTTCGCGGCGGTGCGATTTACCGAGCCGGACGAAGATTACACGCACCAGCACCAGAACGTCCGCACAGAGAACAGCATCAACTACGGTGACACGCCGGACCTCGTTGACTATGAATACAACGCCAATGTCGCACGCGTGAACCTGATCGCTCTCGCGGGACTCGCGAATGCGCCCGCAAAGCCGCGTAATGTCGGCATCGTAACCGGACGGCTGACCAACGACACCGACCTGAAATGGGACGCAAATTCGGAAGCCGACCTTGCGGGCTACGAGATCGTCTGGCGCGACACGACATCGCCGGTGTGGACCAACTCGCAATTCGTCGGCAATGTAACGGCGTACACGGTGAAGAATATGTCTAAGGACAACTACTTTTTCGGCGTGCGTGCGGTGGACAAGGCCGGCAACAAGAGCCCCGTGGTCTATCCGCGGCCCGCTCAGGCGGCGAGGCCGGCGGCGACGCCCAGAGCTTCGAATTAG